A genomic window from Quercus lobata isolate SW786 chromosome 10, ValleyOak3.0 Primary Assembly, whole genome shotgun sequence includes:
- the LOC115963646 gene encoding uncharacterized protein LOC115963646, whose protein sequence is MFKSKDLTNSMGKEDFSDTIKVGVSNEDCLNIESEESGTHSRHSLDKEAGLPNCRVCQCVESDKRGDAALGFLGITPPLHEASKSNREVKPDSESKFSLKRNVGRESEPVEFIGPNGEVFICNTDLETGTYHHQDTLVELGCSCKNDLALVHYGCALKWFVNHGSIVCEICGSVAENIRSADFKKVMGSLKEYEALRERTASGEPNPAQVHTSTGVDPDAVAAIRRQRLSEISLWFNPHSNSSNNNTAAAASQVVSEQPLNTVSEDAPAENPATKWAVEGTGILLATGLLTVTLAWLIAPRVGKKTARSGLHILLGGICALTVVVFFRFFVLTRIKYGPARYWAILFVFWFLVFGIWASRTHSAHSA, encoded by the exons ATGTTTAAATCCAAAGACTTAACTAATTCAATGGGAAAGGAAGATTTCTCGGATACAATTAAGGTTGGAGTTAGCAATGAGGATTGCTTAAATATTGAGAGTGAAGAATCAGGGACTCACTCACGCCATAGTCTAGACAAGGAGGCCGGCCTGCCAAATTGTCGTGTGTGCCAATGTGTTGAATCTGATAAAAGAGGGGATGCTGCAttaggctttttgggcatcactCCTCCGTTACATGAAGCAAGTAAAAGCAACAGGGAGGTGAAGCCTGATAGCGAAAgtaaattttctctcaaaaggAATGTTGGAAGAGAATCTGAACCTGTTGAGTTTATTGGCCCTAATGGAGAGGTTTTCATTTGCAATACAGATTTGGAGACGGGTACATACCACCATCAAGACACATTGGTAGAGCTTGGTTGTTCTTGCAAGAATGACCTTGCTCTAGTTCACTATGGTTGTGCTCTCAAGTGGTTTGTTAACCATGGATCCATTGTTTGTGAAATTTGTGGAAGTGTTGCAGAAAATATTAGATCTGCTGACTTCAAAAAAGTAATGGGTTCTTTAAAGGAATATGAAGCATTGAGGGAAAGGACTGCTAGTGGAGAACCCAATCCAGCACAGGTGCATACAAGTACAGGTGTAGATCCTGATGCTGTTGCTGCCATTCGAAGGCAACGACTTAGTGAGATTTCGTTGTGGTTTAATCCACATAGCAATAGTAGCAATAATAATACTGCTGCTGCAGCTTCACAGGTTGTTTCTGAACAACCTTTGAATACCGTCTCTGAAGATGCCCCTGCTGAAAATCCTGCAACCAAGTGGGCTGTGGAAGGTACTGGGATTCTGCTTGCTACAGGTCTTCTTACTGTTACTCTTGCATGGCTCATTGCCCCTCGTGTTGGGAAG AAAACTGCCAGAAGTGGTCTTCATATTCTCCTTGGAGGCATCTGTGCTCTAACAGTTGTGGTTTTCTTTCGCTTT TTTGTGCTTACCAGAATCAAGTATGGACCTGCACGCTACTGGGCGATCTTGTTCGTCTTTtggtttcttgtctttggtatATGGGCTTCACGGACTCACAGTGCTCATTCGGCATGA